In Candidatus Poribacteria bacterium, the following are encoded in one genomic region:
- the fabD gene encoding ACP S-malonyltransferase, with the protein MTDNPLAFIFPGQGSQQVGMGAELARTYPVADAVFQEADAVLGRELRQLCFEGPEADLKQTENTQLVILTCSVATLQILKGYGVTPSAVAGHSLGEYSALVAAGVIDFADALHLVHARASFMADAGRIQQGTMAAILGMETERLHELCDTAEGIVNIANYNCPGQLVISGEVEAVNQVLECAKAEIGARRCRPLPVSGAFHSPLMAPAQQKFASRLESVAIQPPQVDIAMNVTGEFATDADGIRDLLFQQITRPVQWEKTLRILEKTGIRHFIEVGPGKVLSGLVKRTLPESSAMNVEDIETLSLVTDEHGNGG; encoded by the coding sequence ATGACTGATAACCCTTTGGCATTCATTTTCCCAGGACAAGGTTCACAACAGGTCGGCATGGGAGCAGAACTCGCACGAACTTATCCAGTCGCTGATGCTGTTTTTCAGGAAGCGGATGCGGTGCTCGGACGCGAGTTGCGCCAACTCTGTTTTGAGGGACCCGAAGCAGACTTAAAGCAGACCGAGAATACACAACTGGTGATTCTAACCTGTAGCGTGGCAACGTTGCAAATTTTAAAGGGATATGGGGTTACGCCGAGCGCGGTCGCCGGACACAGTCTCGGAGAGTACTCCGCACTCGTGGCAGCAGGGGTGATCGACTTCGCGGATGCACTGCACTTGGTACACGCACGAGCGAGTTTCATGGCGGACGCAGGGAGAATCCAACAAGGCACAATGGCGGCAATCCTCGGAATGGAAACGGAGCGGTTGCATGAACTTTGTGACACGGCTGAAGGTATTGTGAACATCGCCAATTACAACTGCCCCGGACAACTGGTAATTTCTGGAGAAGTCGAGGCAGTCAACCAAGTTCTCGAGTGTGCTAAAGCCGAAATTGGTGCGAGGCGGTGTCGCCCGTTGCCGGTCAGTGGGGCGTTTCATTCGCCGCTTATGGCACCCGCACAACAGAAATTCGCATCTCGACTCGAATCGGTGGCGATCCAACCACCGCAGGTCGACATTGCGATGAATGTAACGGGTGAGTTTGCCACAGATGCAGATGGTATCAGGGATCTCCTATTCCAGCAGATAACACGACCTGTCCAATGGGAAAAAACACTGCGGATTCTTGAGAAAACCGGCATCAGGCATTTTATAGAGGTCGGACCGGGCAAAGTTTTGTCCGGTTTGGTGAAGCGAACTTTGCCAGAAAGTAGTGCCATGAACGTTGAAGATATTGAGACGCTATCTCTTGTGACAGATGAACACGGAAACGGTGGATAA
- the fabG gene encoding 3-oxoacyl-ACP reductase FabG, with protein sequence MSETIEQSAFRTDVLSGKTAIVTGASRGIGAAIAHRLCEAGANVVLCSRSAEAVSQSADILQGKGYTVLSMAADISQKSDVDALIEKTIAQFSHIDILVNNAGITRDMLLMRLKDEDWDAVLQTNLTGTMYCTRAVLRPMIRQKSGRIINISSVVGLSGNAGQANYAAAKAGIIGFTKAIAKEVGARGITVNAIAPGFITTDMTAQIPEQNQQQLLELIPLRAFGHPEDVADAVCFLASDAARYITGQTLQVDGGMVM encoded by the coding sequence ATGAGTGAGACAATAGAACAAAGTGCCTTTAGAACAGATGTACTGAGTGGCAAAACCGCAATCGTTACAGGGGCATCTCGAGGTATTGGCGCAGCGATCGCACATAGACTCTGCGAAGCCGGAGCAAATGTGGTTCTCTGCTCTCGTTCCGCTGAAGCGGTCAGTCAGAGTGCTGATATACTGCAAGGGAAAGGCTATACCGTGCTTTCAATGGCTGCTGATATCTCTCAAAAGTCAGATGTTGACGCACTCATTGAAAAAACGATTGCACAGTTTTCGCATATCGATATTCTCGTAAACAACGCAGGGATCACCCGTGATATGCTGCTCATGCGCCTCAAAGATGAAGACTGGGATGCCGTGTTACAGACAAATTTAACCGGCACGATGTACTGCACCCGGGCAGTCCTCCGTCCTATGATACGTCAGAAAAGCGGACGGATCATCAACATTTCGTCAGTTGTTGGATTATCCGGAAACGCAGGACAGGCGAATTATGCTGCGGCGAAAGCGGGCATCATCGGTTTCACAAAGGCTATCGCGAAAGAGGTCGGGGCCCGCGGCATCACGGTCAATGCTATCGCCCCGGGCTTTATCACGACGGATATGACAGCACAAATACCGGAACAGAATCAGCAGCAACTGCTGGAACTGATTCCGTTGCGGGCGTTTGGGCACCCAGAAGATGTGGCAGATGCCGTCTGTTTTTTGGCATCGGATGCTGCACGCTATATCACCGGCCAAACACTTCAAGTTGACGGTGGCATGGTGATGTAA